TTGTACCCGCCTTTAACAAATTTCTCCGTGGTAAAGATGCTCAAGAACAGGGACAAGGACAAAGAGAGTTTTTGGAAGCATTATTGTACATTGAGCAAGAAGGGCTAGGTAAGCTTTCTGGTAATGGCCCTTACTGGTTAGGGGAGCAGCTGAGTTTGGTTGATATCAGCTTCTATCCTTGGTTTGAACGCTTGCCCCTCCTAGAACACTTCCGCAATTTCACCTTACCAACAGAAACCCCTCGTTTGCAGAAATGGTGGAATACTGTGCGCGATCGCGAGTCAATTCGGGCTGTAGAAAATCCCACAAGCTTCTATTTAGAACGATTTGCTAAGATTCTTGGTGCGCCCACTCCCGTTGCTTCTGCCCAAAAATAGTGAATAGGTTACAGTCCTGTATCCGCCATCACTAAAACAATGTTGAATTCACTGGGAGATTAACCCATGAGCTTAAACAGTCAATTATTCAAAGATATACCGCACGTTGAGGGAGAACTCCATTACCTCGCTCCGACAGCAGAAAAACCTGTTAACTACACTTACGAACCACCACCAGGTATTCCACAGCGAAGCGGGAAGTATGAGGTACATACACTCCCAATCTACGATGCTCGGCCGATCGCAGAAAATGTGTCCTTAGATCAGCAGGGATTCGCCTTGGTCGGACAGCACAGCACTGTTAAAGACTTTTACGATCGGGATGAGGTGCGCCGCGTTTACTACCCTGAAGCCGAGGAATTTCTCAAGGATTTGACAGGTGCCCAAAGGGTGATAGTGTTCGATCACAACCTGCGTAATGCCGAACGAGCGAAGCAGGGCGACCAAGGCATAAAGACACCAGTAAGGGGCGTGCACAACGACTTCACCGCCAAGTCTGGCTATAGTCGCGCCCGTGCCGTGTTGGAAGCAATCGGTACTGAAGACCCTGATGAGCTTCTGCGGCACAGATTTAGTGTAGTTAACCTCTGGCGACCGATCGCAGGACCAGTTCAAGAGTCTCCATTAGCGGTGTGTGATGCCCAAAGTATCGCACCGAATGACCTCGTGGCTACCGATCTTGTATATCGCGATCGCGTCGGCGAAACCTACGCAGTCACGTACAATCCAAAACATCGGTGGTTCTACTTTCCGCAAATGCAACGGAACGAAGCGCTACTTATCAAATGTTTTGACTCAGAGGAAGAAGGTTTGGCGCGGTTCGCCGCCCACACCGCATTCGACGATCCAACAAGCCAGCCAGATGCCCCACCACGTGAGAGTATCGAGTTGCGGACGTTGGTTTTCTATGCCGCATAAGGAGCAGGGGAGCAGGGAGCAAGGGGAAAATTCCTCTCCTCTGCACCCCTGCCTCTTCAGCCCAATTCTCCTATTACTGCAATTCAAATCTTGCTTGAAAGAAACGGAGATACTTCGGCTCATAAATCATTTTGAGTCCGCGTAGGCGATCGCGATTATGATAAACTTCTTCAACTGCTTCAGCAGTCAGATCCATGTGAGCCTGAGTGTAAACACGGCGTGGAATAGTTAAACGGACTAATTCTAACTCTGGATAATAATTATCGCCTGTTTCTTTATTGCGCCCTGCGGAAACGATGCCCCGTTCCATTGCCCGAATGCCTGCCTCTAGATACAGTTCTGCTGCTAGACGTTGTGCCGGAAATTGGTCTTGGGGAATTTGTGGTAAAAAGCGTTTGGCATCTAAATAAATGGCATGACCGCCAATCGGCACAACAATTGGAATACCCCAATCTAAAAGCTTTTGTCCAAGATACTCAACCTGACCGACACGGGCACGAATATGATCGTCTTGAACTGATTCTTCTATACCTCGTGCCATAGCTTCCATGTCCCGGCCAGCCATACCACCGTAAGTATGTAGACCTTCATAAATTACTATTAAGTTACGTGCTTCTTCGTAAAGATTATAGTCATTAAGAGCCAGCCAACCGCCGATGTTAACCAGTGCATCCTTCTTACCGCTCATGGTGCAACCGTCGGTATAGGAGCAAAATTCGCGTAAGATGGTAGCGATCGCTTGGCTGGAATAATCCTCCTCTCGCTGTTGGATAAAGTGAGCGTTTTCCACAGCGCGGGTGGCATCAAGAATAATGCGGATACCGTAGGTTTGGGCTAACTGATGTACCGCCCGCAGGTTAGCCATAGAAATCGGCTGTCCGCCAGCCATATTCACGGTTCCGGCAACGCTAATATAGGGAATACGTTCTGCCCCAACTCGCTCAATTAGGTCTGTAAGCTTTTGTAAGTCTACATTACCCTTAAATGGATGCAGTGATTGGGCATCGTGGGCTTCATCAATAATCACATCGACAAAAGTGCCGCCAGCTAACTCCTGATGCAACCTGGTTGTGGTGAAATACATATTGCCAGGTATGTAGTCTCCTGGTTTGATCAGTATTTGAGAAAGAATATTTTCTGCACCACGCCCTTGGTGAGTAGGTACAATATGGCGATAGCCGTAATACTTTTGGATACTTGCTTCTAAATTGTAAAAATTTTTGCTGCCGGCATAAGCTTCATCACCCAGCATCATCCCTGCCCACTGATAATCGCTCATGGCTGAAGTGCCGCTATCAGTGAGCAAATCAATATAGACATCTTCAGAACGTAGTAGAAAAGTATTGTAACCCGCTTGTGCGATCGCCTGTTCGCGTTCAGCGCGAGTAGTAATTTTTAATGGCTCAACCACCTTAATTTTATATGGCTCTGCCCAAGAGCGACGGCGGCGCGGAGAAGTTTGCTTGGCATCGGTCATAGATTCATTCCTCCTTTATGCAGATAAGCCGAATATTTGCATACCATTTTGGGTGCTAATACTTGCTGTTGCCAAGACCGTCATAAGTACTTTTAGCGCTCTTTAGGGGCACACCACTGAGCTATTGGTTCAATTCGTGCTTGCTGGATCAATTCCAAAACTTGTGATTTATTACAACCATAGGTAGATGCTAATAATTCCTCACCTTGTTTTTTTGCATCGTCGGCTGATATACCAAAGGTCATAATTTCTTCGTCTTGGTTAACTGTAATTCTCTCAACTGGAATAATACAGATATATTGCGGTTCATTCTGTCTTATTTGCTGGACCATTATTTACCTACCATTTCATTCTTAATTGTGTCTATTTTCAAGTCTAGATAAATCACGAGTGAAAGTGAAACATAATCAGTATTTAAGTAGTTTTTGATTAAAAAACACTAGTTTTTACACATGGTTAAGGAAATGTTAAGAATTCTCTCAAAATTGCCAAATTTCTAAGTGTAAACAGTTACGTATGGGAAAATAAAGTTAAGCATCAACAAATCTCTTTTTGTAAATTTTTGTTTATTAGATCGGTAATGCGTTAAGACACACGCATTATCGTAAACATCCCTGAACGGATTAATTTAAATCTCTGTTGATTAGTCTTTGGGAATCAGTAAATAAAGGCTGATACTCCTAAAGATGAACTTTTCTTTGCTCAATACAGGCTTCATACCTTGAGTAAGTGCAAGTTTAATAAAAATTGGAGGTTATAAAATGGCAATTCGGAATAACTTAGTTAACAATTTCTGGCAAAGAGTACAAAAAGATTCAGTTAGTTGGGGTTCGTTAGCTCTTTGGATCAGTGGATTAGTTGTTCTATTAGTAATGCTTACCATGTTTTCTAACGCTTAGGTTATTCTAGTTCCTGGGCAACAGCCTGGGAACTAACATAGGGTAGACTTTCATCCCTATAAAACTCAAATTATGAACTACAAACTTTTGGTAACAGTCGTAGTGCTAGCTACTACTAGCTTTGTTACTCCGGTTAAATCTCAAGAACCTACTACCGACACACCAGCAAAATCAAATCAAGTTTTGAATGCTTGTATCCAAAATCAAGCAGAAACTTTACCGAATCCCTTTAGTGATGTGCCAAAAGACCATTGGGCTTTTAAAGCAGTTATGACTATGCACTACTGCGGTGCATTCCGTAAAGCTACGCCACCAGCTTTATTTCAGAAATTGGAACCAACAAATAGGCAGCAGCAACCGCAGAAAGGACCGCAGTTTGAAAAATAAAATAGGAGTCTTATAACTATATTAAATAGCAGAAATTAAGCCAATGAGTGAGCAGGATTGCAGAAAGACTGTCATCCAAACAGGCCAAAAAGTCAATTTTGTAGATATTGGCAGTTCATTTTTGCCTGCCTTTGAAAAAATAACGAGTGTTCTAGTCGTACCTTTTACCAAGGATGGTTTAATTGTATGCCCTCTCCTTGACCGTGGTATTGACCTCCCTGGGGGACATGTGCAGATAGGCGAATTTACTTGTGAGGAAACTGCAAGACGAGAAGTTATGGAGGAGGTAAAAGTAACTCTAGGAGAATTAAAACTTGTGAAATTTATCCAGTCTGATTTTTACGGTAGTCAACCTGAGCAGCTTACATACCTTGTGGTCATGACTGGCTTTGTTGAGGAAATAATCTCTAACAATAGCTATGACTGTCTAAGCTTATGTACACATGAAAGTATGGGAAGAAACATTATGGATATTGATGAATTCATTTCTCAATATCAAGCAGGCAATAAAAATGATATGCGTCAAATTGTGCTAGACGCAAAAAGTGTGCTATTCAACATTTAATGGTATTTTCGCCTTTTGAAACACCTGCTCAACAGTAAATTTGAGTCCCTCGAATAGGGAATCTGTGAGTAATTCGTCTCCCATATAAGTTTGTGGTGCTGCATCTGGATAAAAAACAGTAATACTTCTGGCTTTACTATCTACCACCCACACCCGCAGCACTTTAGCATCCAAATAGTTTTTGGCTTTAGCTACCATTTTTCCAAAGGTTTGTCCGGGTGAAATAATTTCAATCACTAAATCGGGAGGAACAGGACAAGCTTCGTTTTCATCCCAGTTAGTGGGTAAACGTTCATAAGAGATGTACAAAATATCTGGTGTTGGTACCCAATCTCGCCCCCGACGAGTTAATGTAACAGACCATTCCGGGCAGACTTCTCCTTTACCTTCACATGATTGCTCAATCAAGTTGAGAAGAACACGCGTAAGTTTGGCGTGAAAAAATTTTGGTGACATTTTAGGAATTGCTTGACCATCAACAAGTTCATAAGTTATATCTCCTTCACCTGGTGAAAGATTTAAGAACTCTTGCAAGGTTAATTGGTTTTTGGCTTGGAGTATCATGGCTCAGTAATTCGTAATGACGCTCGTTCCTCGCTACCGCTACGCTAACGTAATTCGTAATTCGTAATTGAAGGACAGAGAAACTAATTTAAATTCTGACTTCTATTAGCCCATTATGACTTCTGAATTCTTTTTCAAATTCTTCACATTCCCTGCAAGACTTGCCGAATGATATCTGATGGCACTTCATCGGTAACTGTAACTACACCAATCTCTGTTGGTAAAACAAACCGTACTTTTCCTGCTTTGACTTTTTTATCTAGTTGCAACGCATCAATAATTGCTTCAATATCTACCCCAGATGGTAACTGAGTCGGTAAACCCGTTTTTTGAATTAAAGCATTTTGACGTTCTGTATCTTCTTTTTGCCACATTCCCAATTCCACAGCAATTTGGCCGGCTGCTACCATACCAATGGCTACGGCTTCACCGTGATTCACTAAACGATAACCAGTCAAGCTTTCCACTGCATGACCGATGGTATGTCCATAGTTGAGAATTGCGCGTAATCCGCCTTCTTTCTCATCTTTGCCAACAACGTCAGCTTTGGCTTGACAAGAGCGCGTTAAGATGCTGTCTATTAGCTCAGGTTTTACATAGCGGAGTTGGTCGAGCCGTTTACTTGCTTCCAACTGGGCAAACAATTCAGCATCCCAAATTACACCGTACTTAATAACTTCTGCCATTCCTGCCCGAAATTCGCGCATCGGAAGGGTTTTTAAAACATCTGGGTCAATCAAAACCAAGCGCGGCTGATGGAATGCCCCAATCAAGTTTTTACCGTGGGGATGATTTACGCCAGTTTTGCCACCAATTGCCGAATCTACCATCGCCAAGAGAGTTGTAGGTACTTGGACAACATTAATGCCGCGCAGCCAGGTTGCGGCGGCAAAGCCAGTCATATCGCCAATTACACCTCCGCCCAAAGCCACCATAGTAGCAGAACGTTCTAAGCGGTTTTCTAAGGCGACATCGTAGAGTTTTTGGATGGAATTAAGGTTTTTGTAGCGTTCACCAGGTGGTAAGGTGCAGCTAGCAACTTCAAATCCCGCAGATTTCAGGGATGTAATTGCTCTTTCCCCATAATGCTTAAAAATCGTCGGATTAGAAACTAGCAATACCTTCTTGCCTAGCTTCAGATTGGCCATCTGTTGACCCAGTTGATCTAAATTTGATGGTGCGATCGCAATCTCATAAGACTGCTCTGGTAAATTTACATTAATTAAAGAAGTCATTGCTCAACCCCAAACAAGCGCCCGTGGGCTGTATTCTATCGCAATCTGGGGGATTGAAGTCTGGGGACTGGGTACTGGGGAAGAGTTTTCCAATGCCTAATGCCCAACAACTAATGATTCAATATATTTAGGAAGTATTGTGGAGAAAAATAAATGTTTGCAATTGCAGCTTACATGGGCTTTTTAGCTTTGTTCTTCGGTTTATCTGTCGGTCTGTTGTTCGGTCTGCGGACTGCGAAGATAATTTAACTAAAACTCTTGTGGGGCTGGCATCTTGCCTGCCCTTAGTTAGGGGCGGGTGAGACACCCATCCCACAAGAAGATATTTATCCTACAACTGCTGGACTTGCTACCTTCTCCTGTCTTTGGGAAGGTGGACGCATCCCCAAACCAAGTAAATTGAGCATTTCTCGGTCAGTATCGTAATCTGGACAGGGAGTTGTCACCGTCAACATTTTGTTGTCGTCGCTAGAAAAGATAGAATTGGCTCCTGCCATAAAGCAGAAAGCTTGTTCAACTTGAGAAAGTCTAGCCCTACCAGCACTAAGACGCACATCAGAAGCTGGCATTAAAATTCTGGCTGTGGCAATCATCCGCACGATATCCCAAATGGGGACATCAGGTTGATTTTCTAAGGGTGTGCCCGGCACTTGTGAAAGAATATTAATTGGTACTGACTCTGGATGCGGATGTAAGTTTGCCAGAGTTTGTAACATCCCAACTCGGTCATCGACAGTTTCGCCTAAACCCAGGATACCGCCGGAACATACAGTAACATTTGTCTGACGGACATTCTCAATTGTATTCAAGCGATCGCTATAAGTTCTTGTGGTAATAATTGTGCTGTAATATTCCTGCGAGGTATCTAAGTTATGGTTGTAGGCGTAAAGTCCCGCTTCTTCTAATTTCCTGGCCTGATTCGCCGTCAGCATACCCAAAGTGCAGCACACTTCTAAACCCATTGCGGTTATATCCTTGACCATTTCCAGGACTTCCTCAAATTGTGAGTTATCCCGGACTTCGCGCCAAGCAGCACCCATGCAAATGCGACTCACACCAGTTTCTTTAGCTTTCTGGGCGATGTTAACAACGGTTTCCTTTTCTAGGAGTGCTTCCGCCTTTACCTCTGTTTTATAGCGGGAAGATTGGGCGCAGTAGCTACAATCTTCTGGACAACCTCCCGTTTTAATGGATATAAGCTTACAAACTTGTATTTTTGTTGGGTCATGATATTGGCGATGCACGCTAGCAGCTTGATAAATAAGCTCTAGCAATGGCGTGTTGTATATCGCCCGAATCTCTAATTCCTGCCAATCGTAGCGTATTCCCACCACATCACTATCCTTCTTGTAGACTGGGCTAAATCTTGAGCTTTCTTTTGGTTGAATTTCCTGCGGTACAGTGTTTAGGCAAAGCGATTTTATCGAAGTTATGCCGCGTACTGTGCTTTATCACCCATTGGCTCTCAATCCTTCCGCTCTAGATATTAGACATCAGCTTATCAAGATTTTGGTGGAATGGCAGATTACCAGCAAAAATACTTACTCTATTTTTTGTACAGGATATTGAGTAAAGCAGTTCTAACTGCTGCTAAACCGTAGGTATGAGAGAATTTATACAATTTAGAGTATGTGCTGGGAAGAGATCCCGTCGATTATGATATCAGAACTGCCACTAATTACTAGCGATCGCCTATTATTACGAGCGGCGATTCATGAAGATATACCCCAAATTCTTAAATACTTCATTTATAACAAAACTTATCTCACCCCATTCTATCCTCTATGGGCTGATGGTTTTTTCACTGAAGAATATTGGCAATATCAGATAGAGAATAGTTTTCTCGAATTTATTAATGGGCAATCGTTAAAGCTATTTATTTTTACAAAAAAAAATCCTACTGTAGTTATTGGAACGGTCAATTTTAGCAATTTTGTCCGAGGAGCCGCTCATTTTTGTTACGTGGGATATAGCCTGGCTGAAAGTAAACAAGGTAAAGGATATATGACAGAAGGGCTAAAAGCCGCAACTAAATATCTCTTTCAAGAATTAAATTTTCATCGAGTTATGGCTAATTATATGCCTCACAATCGGCGCAGTGGCAATGTCTTAAAAAGACTCGGATTTGTCATTGAAGGATACGCTAGAGACTATTTGTTAATTAATGGACAATGGGAAGATCATATTATGACAAGTCTTACAAATACTAATTGGCAAGCACCAAAATTTTAAGCAGCTATTTTCTAGCAGTGTAGAGATATCGAACTTATTAAATAAGTTCGATATCTTTGTATTAGGTTTATTTATACACAGCTAACTAACAAAACCGAGATATTAACTTGCAATATATATAAATTCATAGTAAATCCATAATAAATACACAACAACTCCACAAGCAAATGCAAGAGTAATATTTGTTCACCATCTGACTAATCAGCCAATAGGTGAATTTCTTTTAGATGATTGAGGAGTTTTTCAAAATGCCTATTAATTCCATAAAGCGCTTATCTGTATTTTCTACTATCTTCGCTTTTGCTACCATATTGCACGGAGTGGTTTTGGCAGCACCAGTTCCAACTTCTCCGGCTACACCAGGTTTAACAACTCAGAATAGTCCTGCCACACACCAAAAAATCAAACTTACAAACCAACAGCGTCAACAAATCCAAGTGGCTCGCCAGCAAAGAGATAAGGATATTGAAGCTTTATTAAACCCGTCTCAAGCCACTAAATTTAAGGCAGCGTTGCAATCCCGTCAGAGAATTAGAATAGTGTTAAAATCTTTGGATCTGAATCAAGATCAACAAAAACAGGTTCAATCAATTTTGCAAACTTATAATCAACAAGTAAAACAAATTCTATCTCCACAGGCATCACAACCAACACCAAACTCAGTAGGAGTTACTTCACCAACATCAAATCCAGTAGGAACTACTCAACCAGTATCGCAACCAATTAAAAAGTAAAAAACTCAGTTTGATTTAGTTAAGGTTAAGTTTCCGAAGACTGGCGGATTTGATGCAAACTTCGGTTAAGCCAGTCTTCATACCAATCATAAAAACTTAAAGGCTGCCCCTGGTCGCTATTTGGATGAGAATCATCAGGGTCGGTATCATGGAAAAAACTACAAAAATCCAAAGAAGCAGGATATATTCCATTATCATTAGTACGGTCATCTATCCAGATTTTTCCTGACTGCTCCCCGGTAATGACTAATATCGCATCAATTCCACAACCATAAGTTGTAATAGTGAGAGTACCCTGGATAAACTTATTGTCAAAGTAAGCATCATTTCTATTGTTGA
The Nostoc punctiforme PCC 73102 genome window above contains:
- the bioB gene encoding biotin synthase BioB, which encodes MVGIRYDWQELEIRAIYNTPLLELIYQAASVHRQYHDPTKIQVCKLISIKTGGCPEDCSYCAQSSRYKTEVKAEALLEKETVVNIAQKAKETGVSRICMGAAWREVRDNSQFEEVLEMVKDITAMGLEVCCTLGMLTANQARKLEEAGLYAYNHNLDTSQEYYSTIITTRTYSDRLNTIENVRQTNVTVCSGGILGLGETVDDRVGMLQTLANLHPHPESVPINILSQVPGTPLENQPDVPIWDIVRMIATARILMPASDVRLSAGRARLSQVEQAFCFMAGANSIFSSDDNKMLTVTTPCPDYDTDREMLNLLGLGMRPPSQRQEKVASPAVVG
- a CDS encoding glutathione S-transferase family protein, with the protein product MSSVQLYFAKASTFSQRTRVVLLEKGIDFSSTEIDLQNKPDGYTQISRYGKVPAIKHGDIEIYESAIINEYLDEVFPEPPLLPRDPGAKAIARIWIDYANTRFVPAFNKFLRGKDAQEQGQGQREFLEALLYIEQEGLGKLSGNGPYWLGEQLSLVDISFYPWFERLPLLEHFRNFTLPTETPRLQKWWNTVRDRESIRAVENPTSFYLERFAKILGAPTPVASAQK
- a CDS encoding CmcJ/NvfI family oxidoreductase: MSLNSQLFKDIPHVEGELHYLAPTAEKPVNYTYEPPPGIPQRSGKYEVHTLPIYDARPIAENVSLDQQGFALVGQHSTVKDFYDRDEVRRVYYPEAEEFLKDLTGAQRVIVFDHNLRNAERAKQGDQGIKTPVRGVHNDFTAKSGYSRARAVLEAIGTEDPDELLRHRFSVVNLWRPIAGPVQESPLAVCDAQSIAPNDLVATDLVYRDRVGETYAVTYNPKHRWFYFPQMQRNEALLIKCFDSEEEGLARFAAHTAFDDPTSQPDAPPRESIELRTLVFYAA
- a CDS encoding GNAT family N-acetyltransferase, whose amino-acid sequence is MISELPLITSDRLLLRAAIHEDIPQILKYFIYNKTYLTPFYPLWADGFFTEEYWQYQIENSFLEFINGQSLKLFIFTKKNPTVVIGTVNFSNFVRGAAHFCYVGYSLAESKQGKGYMTEGLKAATKYLFQELNFHRVMANYMPHNRRSGNVLKRLGFVIEGYARDYLLINGQWEDHIMTSLTNTNWQAPKF
- a CDS encoding cytochrome b6-f complex subunit PetL translates to MFAIAAYMGFLALFFGLSVGLLFGLRTAKII
- a CDS encoding NUDIX hydrolase, with amino-acid sequence MSEQDCRKTVIQTGQKVNFVDIGSSFLPAFEKITSVLVVPFTKDGLIVCPLLDRGIDLPGGHVQIGEFTCEETARREVMEEVKVTLGELKLVKFIQSDFYGSQPEQLTYLVVMTGFVEEIISNNSYDCLSLCTHESMGRNIMDIDEFISQYQAGNKNDMRQIVLDAKSVLFNI
- a CDS encoding Uma2 family endonuclease, whose product is MILQAKNQLTLQEFLNLSPGEGDITYELVDGQAIPKMSPKFFHAKLTRVLLNLIEQSCEGKGEVCPEWSVTLTRRGRDWVPTPDILYISYERLPTNWDENEACPVPPDLVIEIISPGQTFGKMVAKAKNYLDAKVLRVWVVDSKARSITVFYPDAAPQTYMGDELLTDSLFEGLKFTVEQVFQKAKIPLNVE
- a CDS encoding tyrosine phenol-lyase produces the protein MTDAKQTSPRRRRSWAEPYKIKVVEPLKITTRAEREQAIAQAGYNTFLLRSEDVYIDLLTDSGTSAMSDYQWAGMMLGDEAYAGSKNFYNLEASIQKYYGYRHIVPTHQGRGAENILSQILIKPGDYIPGNMYFTTTRLHQELAGGTFVDVIIDEAHDAQSLHPFKGNVDLQKLTDLIERVGAERIPYISVAGTVNMAGGQPISMANLRAVHQLAQTYGIRIILDATRAVENAHFIQQREEDYSSQAIATILREFCSYTDGCTMSGKKDALVNIGGWLALNDYNLYEEARNLIVIYEGLHTYGGMAGRDMEAMARGIEESVQDDHIRARVGQVEYLGQKLLDWGIPIVVPIGGHAIYLDAKRFLPQIPQDQFPAQRLAAELYLEAGIRAMERGIVSAGRNKETGDNYYPELELVRLTIPRRVYTQAHMDLTAEAVEEVYHNRDRLRGLKMIYEPKYLRFFQARFELQ
- the aroB gene encoding 3-dehydroquinate synthase — its product is MTSLINVNLPEQSYEIAIAPSNLDQLGQQMANLKLGKKVLLVSNPTIFKHYGERAITSLKSAGFEVASCTLPPGERYKNLNSIQKLYDVALENRLERSATMVALGGGVIGDMTGFAAATWLRGINVVQVPTTLLAMVDSAIGGKTGVNHPHGKNLIGAFHQPRLVLIDPDVLKTLPMREFRAGMAEVIKYGVIWDAELFAQLEASKRLDQLRYVKPELIDSILTRSCQAKADVVGKDEKEGGLRAILNYGHTIGHAVESLTGYRLVNHGEAVAIGMVAAGQIAVELGMWQKEDTERQNALIQKTGLPTQLPSGVDIEAIIDALQLDKKVKAGKVRFVLPTEIGVVTVTDEVPSDIIRQVLQGM